The stretch of DNA CCTTGAGCATGTCATTCTGAATGGTGCCGCCGATGTCTTTCCGGGAAATCCCGCGATTTTCCGCCATTGCGATGTACATCCCCCAAATAACAGGGGCTGGAGGATTGATGGTCATAGAGGTAGTAATCCGCTCAATGGGAAGCCCCTCGAAAAGATCTTCCATATCCACGAGGGTATCGATGGCGACCCCGCATTTTCCACACTCTCCCCTGGCCTTCGGGGAATCCGTGTCATAACCCATAAGGGTAGGCATATCAAAGGCAGTGGAAAGTCCGGTCTGTCCGGCCTTTACAAGATGATGAAAACGCCTGTTGGTATCCTTGGCCGTTCCGAGTCCGGCAAACATTCGCATCGTCCATAGGCGGCCTCGATACATGGAGGGTTGAACCCCCCTGGTGAAAGGATAAGATCCAGGGAACCCGATGTCCCTCGAAAAGTCCTGGGACTTGACATCCAACGGTGTATAGATCCGCCGGATTTCCCGATCGGATACGGTGGAAAATCGCTTGAGCCTTTCAGGCCTTTCAGAAAAGACCTGCTCCAGCTTTTCCGACCACTTCTCCTCCCCCCTTTTTAACTCAGACATGATCTCCTGGTTGTACGTCAATGCCATGTCTTTCCCTCCTGCCTTGGACTCTGGGTGTCTGTTGATCCCGGGGCCTGGAATCGCCCCCGATTCAAGGCCTACAATTTACCAAGAAGGGCGCTGGCTATAGTATTTTTCTGGATCTCCTTGGTCCCCTCATAGATTTCCATGATCTTGGCATCCCTGTAAAAGCGCTCCACCTCATATTCCAGCATGTAACCGTATCCTCCAAGGAGTTGGATCGCCTCATCCGCCACCTCCACTGCGACCCTTCCTGCGTACATCTTGGCCATGGAGGTGAGTTTCGGATCGATTCTTCCCTGATCGAAATTCCAGGCCGCCTTGTATACAACCAATCGGGCGGTCTCGATCTTCGTGGCCATGTCCGCCAACTTGTGCTGGGTCACCTGGAATTGAGCGATTTTCTTTCCGAACTGGCTCCTCTCCTTGGTATAGGCGAGGGCCCTGTCAAAGGCCCCCTGGGCAATCCCCAGGGCCTGGGCCGCGATTTCGATCCGGCTCTCATCGAAAAACTCGAGCACCTGATAAAAGCCCCGGTTTTCCTCCCCCACAAGATTATCAGCAGGCACACGGACGTCATTGAAAGAGAGTTCCGCGGTGGAGGTCATCTTGATCCCCATTTTTTCCCCCACCTCCTCGGCGCTGTAACCCGGGGTGTCCCTTTCCACCAGGATAACAGATTGGCCCCGGTAGGTGGGTTGGACCTTTTCGTCAGTCTGGCACAAAACTACTGCGAAATTGCTGATGGTTCCGTTGGTGATAAAGGTTTTGCCGCCGTTGATGACGTATTGGTCACCCTCTCGTACCGCGGATGTATTCAGATAGGTGATGTCACTTCCATGATCCGGTTCGGTGAATCCTCCACTCGAAATGGCCTCTCCTCTTGTAATGGGGATGAGATATTTCTTCTTCTGCTCCTCGGTCCCGAATCTCAGGATGATCTCAGAGGCAAAATCAGACAGGCTCAGAGCAATCCCCAGGCCGGAATCCCCGCGGCAGAACTCTTCCACCACGAGGGCGTTTTCCAGGATTCCATAATCCTGGCCGCCGTATGCCTCGGGGTAGTGAATTCCCACGAAACCCAGTTCACAGGCCTTCTTCCAGATTTTAGTAGGAAAGGAATGATTCCGCTCATGTTCAAGGGCGATTTCCTTGTCGAACTCCCCCTTTGCAAAATCCCTTGCCGCTGATTGAATGGCTTCCTGCTCGCTGTTCAATTTGAAATCCATGGATTGCCTCCCCGTTTTTGTTTTTCATTCGCCTTCGCCAGGATACCCTGTAGCTTGTGCTACAAGGAGGAATGGCGGCAGTTCCGTCTCAATGCCGCTCAAGATTCCCTGCTGCCTATAGCGGAGAGCTTCATTCTGAAGCGGTATTCCAGCCGCCATTTCCAGGAGTCAGGGCAATAAGGCTTCCCCCAGGTCCTTCCGGCCTGTTCAGATTCCTTGTCCATGGGGAGCCCCTGGGTCCTCCATGATACTTTCCTGCGCCAGGGTCCTGTTCGCTTCCATAACTGGAGCTGAAAGTCGTTCTTACTGAGGGACGCGCTGAAGCCTCCGATGAAAACGGTCCTGAGATCCCCTGGAAGTGAAGACTTTTCAAAGAAAACCGGAAAGTTGGAAAAGGTTCGGAGCTTAAAAAGAGCAAACGAAGGTGGAGTCTTCCGCTTATCCAAATCCGGCGGGAGAATCCTTCGGGATCGGAAACCGCCGATGTTCATTTGAGGACGAGTAAGAAAGCAGCGAAGATACTCTCTCCATAGCGGATGGCAGTGCTCCGGGGGCTCGTTTTTATGGAGGTTTCCCCCAGGAGAAGGGACCCCTGCCCTTCCCCTGGGGCTGATCAAGTCGGGTGGGAATTGATACATGGGATATCCGATGGTCACGAAACCGCGGATCCTTTCAGATCTCCCCCTTGAATTCCGGTTTTCTCTTCTCCAGAAAGGCACCCATACCTTCCTTGGCATCGGGGCTTGCAAAGCAAAGGCCGAAGGAATCCGACTCCATCTGGCAACCCCGCGACAGGTCCGTATCGAAACCCCGATCGATACATCGCTTGACCGCCCTCAAGGAAACCTTACCCTTGGAGGCGATGAGCTCAGCGGTCTTCATGGTCTCCTCCCAGAGCTTATCCGGAGGAAAAACTTTATTTACGAGGCCCATTTCCCAGGCCTCACGGGCGCTGATCATTGCTCCGGTCATGCACAGTTCCTTGGCCCTTCCTTTTCCTACCAAGCGTGCGAGCCTCTGGGTGCCACCGAATCCCGGCATGATCCCGAGATTGATCTCCGGTTGCCCGAATTTGGCATTCTCCGAGGCATAGATAAAATCGCAGGCCATCGCGATCTCGGTGCCGCCTCCTAGGGCAAAGCCGTTGACACAGGCAATCACCGGGATGGGGAGATTCTCGAGGCGTGCCAAGAGGGCATGTCCTTCCTGAGAAAACTGTAAGGCTCCAAGCGGCGAGAGGTTGACCATATAGGCGATATCGGCTCCAGCCACAAAGGACTTATCCCCTTCTCCAGTAAGAACCAACACTTTGATATCCTTATTTTTTTCAACCTCGGAGAGGGCTTCGTTGGTCTCTCTCAGCACATCAGGATTAATGGCGTTCAAGGCCTTGGGTCGATTGAACTTGAGGACAGCCACCGCCCCTTTGATTTCGAAAATGATGGTCTCATATGCCATGACGGTCTCCTCGTGAAAAAACGCCGGTCAAACCGGGGAGCACCCGAATTTAGAGGACGGGTGCTCCCCCTGCAGGGCGCGAATGAAATTCCATTGTGAAATTACACCTTCTCCAAAATCATCGCCATCCCCTGGCCACCGCCGATACAGAGAGCGGCCATACCAAGTTCCTTATCCAGTCTATGCATCAGGCCGGTAAGGGTTACGATGAGCCTGGCGCCGGTACAGCCTATGGGATGACCGATGGAAATCCCGCTTCCAACGAGGTTGGTTTTCTCGATATCCGCGTTCAATTCCCTCATGCAGGCGATGGCCTGGGACGCAAAGGCCTCGTTCAACTCGATGACTCCAATGTCATCGATGGTCATACCGGTCTTTTTCAGGACCTTTCTCACAGCCGGGATCGGCCCGGTACCCATGTAGGCCGGATCCACTCCCCCGGAGGCATAGGCCTTGATCTTGGCGAGGGGCTTTAACCCCAGGTCCTTGGCCTTCTCTTCGGACATCAGGAGGAGGGCCGCCGCGGCGTCGTTGATTCCCGAGGCGTTTCCGGCCGTGACCGTTCCATCCTTTTTGAATGCCGGCCTGAGCTTGGCCATCTTTTCAACGCTCGTGTCCATGGGCCTTTCGTCCGTATCGAACACAATGGGATCGCCTTTTCGCTGGGGGACTATAACCGGCACGATCTCATCCTTGAAATACCCCTTGGCGATGGCTTCCCGTGCCCGAGCATGGCTGAGGGCCCCCAGCTCATCCTGCTCCTGGCGGCTGATTCCATATTTTTCGGCTATATTCTCAGCAGTAATCCCCATGTGATAACCATAAAAGATCTCGAAGAGACCATCCAGGATCATCAGGTCGACGAGGTCCACGTTGTTCATCCTCGCTCCCCAGCGGGCGGCCGGGAGGGCGTAAGGAATCATGCTCATGTTTTCCTGTCCCCCGGCTAGAACGATTTGCGCATCGCCCGCCTTGATGGCCTGGGTTCCAAGGGCGATCGCCTTCATTCCCGAAGCACAAACCTTGCTCACGGTAAACACGGGGGTTTCCTTGGGAACGCCTGCGCTGATGGCCGCCTGCCGGGCCGGGTTCTGACCTACTCCCGCCGTGCAAACGTTTCCCATGATGACCTCGTCGATTTCAACAGGTTGAAGGGAATCTTCATAGTCGTACCCCTTCTTCTCCAGTTCAATCATTCCCTGGCCTTTTAACGCATCGGGCTCGTACTGGGTCATGTTTTCCGTGGCAACGGGGCGCAATCCGGCTTTCTTGAGCACCGCCTTCAGGGTCAGGGCCCCCAATTGAACAACAGGTGTCGTTTTCAAGGTCCCGCCGAAGGATCCTACAGGGGTCCTTGCCCCAGATACGATTACTACATCTCCCATAATACCTTCTCCTTTAAGTGGTTTATGTCTTTTTCAGCACAACTCACAATCTGTCCGGCCATTTTCCGGGACCGCACCTTGCAGATCGGCATCTCGGGGAATCATTGCATGGATATAGTTCAGGGCTCGTTGTGCACGATCAGGGTTACCGCCTCGCCCCCGCCCAGGCAAAGGGAGGCCTCCCCGATCTCCACCCCGGTCTCCTTCATGGCATAGATCAGAGTGGTGAGAACCCGTGCCCCGCTGGCTCCAATGGGATGCCCCAGAGCCACCGACCCCCCGTGAATGTTCACCTTTTCAGGGTCCAGGCCCAGTTCCCGGTTGATGGCAAAAGAAGAGGAGCTGAAGGCCTCGTTTATCTCGTGGAGCCCGATGTCCTGCAGTTCCAGCCCTGCCTTTTTCAAGGCTTTCGGGATGGAGATCAGCGGGGCCACGAGGACGTACTTCATGTCCAGGCCCCCGGCGGCCTGTGCCCCGACCCGGACCAAGGGCCGGCATCCCAGTTCTTTGGCCTTCTCTCTGGACATGAGCACCACTGCCGAAGCCCCGTCGGCGATCTTTGAAGAATTGCCCGCCGTGACCAGGCCGTCTTTCTTAAAGGCCGGTCTCAACCCAGCCAGGGCCTCCTTGCTGGTCCTGGGCTTTCTCAAGGGAATATCATCCGTGTCAAAAACCTTCGGATCTCCTTTCTTCGTGGGCACCTTAACCGGCACAATCTGATCCTTGAACTTCCCCCCCTCGATTGCAGCCCACGCCTTCTGGTAGGAATTCAAGGCGTGATCATCCATGTCCTGACGCGTCACACCGTATTTTTCAGCCACCAGTTCAGCGCTTTGCCCCATGTGGAAATCATTGACATGATCCCAGAGCCCATCGTGGACCATACCGTCTATCGCAGCCCCATGGTTCATTCTATACCCTGTCCGGGCCTTCGGCAAAAGGTAAGGGCAGAGGTTCATATTCTCCTGCCCGCCGGCTACCACTACATCGGCATCCCCGCATTGAATGGCCTGGGTCGCCATCATGACGGCTTTAAGCCCGGATCCGCAGACCTTGTTGACCGTGGTTGCCCCCACCTCCCAGGGAAGGCCGGCGCGGATCATGGATTGCCTGGCCGGATTCTGACCCAGCCCATGGGGAAGGACGCACCCCATAATAACTTCATCCACATTGTCCTTTTCGATCCCGGCCCTGCGGATAGCCTCTTGGATCACAAGCGCACCCAACTCCGTGGCCGTAACCGTGCTCAAGGAACCCGCAAAATCACCTATTGGCGTCCTGCATGCACTGACGATAACTACGTCCCTCATGTCACCTCCCAGGTACGATGTGCGGTTGGATACTTCTTGTTCTGTTTTCAAAAATCCGGAGAGGCCCCACGCAAATGAACGGACCCCGCCACCTTAGACCCTGGAATATATAAAGATTGCCGTTTTTAAGTCAAGTTATAATTGGATGCGTGGTTTTTTGCAAAATCTGGAAACGAGAAACCCTGGGCGATGCCCTGCAAAGGCGAACCTTTACACTCTGCGGCCGCGGGTTCCCTAGAGTTCCCTTTCCCTGACCTTGCTACTCCTCCATTGATTTTGCTTGACACGGAAAGGGGCCGCTCGTTAATAAATTGACAGACGATAAAGACCAATTTCATTGAACCGGACCCGGAGACCCGGGGAATTGGCTGATATCGAAATCCTGAAAGGGAGGTTTTGATGAATCCTTTAGCGCAGGAACTCAATAAGATCATTCAAGAAACCAATCCTTACATTTATGAGATGCTTTCTGATGTAGGGAAAAATTTATTCTTCCCTAAGGGAATCCTCACACAAAGCGCAGAAGCGAAGGAAAAGGCATACAGGTTCAACGCCACCATCGGGATGGCCACCGAGAAGGGCGACATCATGCATCTCCCGTCGGTCATGTCTATGATAAGGGGGCTGACTCCCCGTGAATCTCTCTCCTACGCCCCTTCCTTCGGGATCCCTTCCCTGCGAGAAACATGGCGCGACGCCCTCTTTCAGAAAAACCCCTCTTTGCGAGGAAAACCGATCAGCCTTCCCGTGGTGACAAATGCCATTACCCATGGTCTGAGTGTAATTGCCGACATGTGGGTCAACCCGGGGGATGTGATCATCCTTCCCGACAAGATGTGGGGAAACTATAACCTGATTTTTTCCGTTCGTCGGGGTGCTGACATCGTTCATTTCAATCTCTTCAACGACCAGGGAGGATTCGATCTCGAATCCTTTGAAAAATGCCTGATGGATCAGGCCGGTAAGCGGGAAAAAATCATCCTCATTCTCAATTTCCCGAACAACCCGACCGGATACACCGTAACCATACAAGAAGGGAACCGTATTGCAGAGATCTTGCAGTCCCTGGCCGCCCAAGGTAAACAAATTGTCGCGATAACCGATGACGCCTATTTCGGGCTTTTCTATGATGAGGACATACTCAAGGAATCTCTTTTCGCCCGCCTCGTGGACCTGGATCCAAGGCTATTGGCCATCAAGCTCGATGGAGCCACCAAGGAGGACTATGTCTGGGGATTGAGGGTGGGATTCATTACGTACGGGGGTCGTTTCAACGGAAACGCCTCAGATCTGTTCAACGCCCTGGAGAGAAAGACGGCCGGAGCAGTCCGCGGATCCATTTCCAACGCTTCCCATTTGGGGCAATCCATCATTCTCAAGGCCCTGAACTCCGAATCCTACCAGCAGGAGATCCGCGAAAAGTACGATATCATGAAGGGACGGGCCCAGGCTGTCAAGGAGGTCCTGACAGACTCCAAGTATGCCTCAGCATTTCAGCCTTACCCTTTCAATTCCGGATACTTCATGTGTATCCGGCTGAAAAAGGTAGACGCCGAAACCCTCAGGGTCCATTTGCTGGAAAAATATGGTGTGGGCCTGATCTCCCTGGGAAGTCACGACCTGCGGGTAGCCTTCTCCTGTGTTGAAAAGGAAGATATCCCGGAGCTGTTCGACACGATTCTTCAAGGCGTACAAGACCTTGGAGGATGATGATGCTCAGAAACAAGGAAGATGACTTCCTTGAAAGCCTGAAAAAGCAGGCATGGGCTGATTCCTGCCCTCAGGATGACCGTTTCTGGGAAGGTCTTAACACCTGGATCAAGGATGACTTGCTGCCGGAATTTCTTTCCCGGATCACCAGTCAGATCGACGAACTCATTGAAATCAATCCTGATCTCTCCGAGCCCAAGATCCTCACTCTGGCCGCCAAGTATATGGTCGATTTCCTGGGAGCCCGTTCCGCCTCGGTACGCATCTACGATCCCCATACTGAACAGATGCTCTCCTATGGATCCTTTCCCCTTGACGAGGCATCGAGACCTACGTATATCCCTTTGGAGAAGAGCATTGCAGGGGAGGTCGTAAAGACCCTGGAGACGTACCTGGTCCCTAACATCCTGGAAGAAGACCTCTTTAAGGACAAAACCATAACCGATAGGAAAGGCGTCTTTTCCCTCATGGCCGTGCCCTTGAGAATCCCGCGCTTTTTTCCGACCGAAAGAGACACTGCGGGTGTTATTCAAATCTACTTCCCGGAAAAAAACCGCAAATTTACACCCATCGAAATCCAAACCGCAGAGGTCATGGCAAAGCGATTGAGTTTCGTGGTCGCCAGGAAAAAAATCCTTTCCATGCAGCGGGTAAACGAGAAAAAAGAAACGATCGTCCGGCAAATCTTCACCAAACTGGGCTCCGGGCACGGGGTCAAAATGAAAGAGGTTTTCAACCGTATAATCCCTGAACTGGCCGACATCATCAATATCCAGAGCTGCGCTCTGTTCGCCGTCTCGGAAGATTCCGAACACGTGATCCTTGAGGCCGGTTACCCTGACCAGATCGGCTACCACGGGGTGGGCAAACGTTTCTCCATTCACAGTGAACCCGCTTTTGAGTTGATTTTGAACCGCAGGCATTTTCCTGAAGAATCGCCTTATGAAGTGTTGACCCAGGCCTATCTTCTCATCATGGACCCCCAGAAAAGCGGGTTACTTTCCGAGAGGCTCAAGGATTTCGCATCAGCACACAATATCAACTCCATCCTTTATGTTCCTCTGAATGTGGGAGAAGAAATCACCCATTTCATGACCTTTGATGCCCTGGACCAGCGCCAGCGGTACAGCGAGGAGGAAATCGAGATCTTCCTCTTTCTCGGCCGGGAGCTGATGAAGGCCCAGAGAATGGAACGCCTGGACGATATTCTCCATGACTTCAAGAATCCCGCCATTGCCACGGCCGGATTCGCAAGGCGGCTGAAGCGCCTCCTGTTGGAAGAAAACCTCAGGAA from Deltaproteobacteria bacterium encodes:
- a CDS encoding enoyl-CoA hydratase/isomerase family protein; amino-acid sequence: MAYETIIFEIKGAVAVLKFNRPKALNAINPDVLRETNEALSEVEKNKDIKVLVLTGEGDKSFVAGADIAYMVNLSPLGALQFSQEGHALLARLENLPIPVIACVNGFALGGGTEIAMACDFIYASENAKFGQPEINLGIMPGFGGTQRLARLVGKGRAKELCMTGAMISAREAWEMGLVNKVFPPDKLWEETMKTAELIASKGKVSLRAVKRCIDRGFDTDLSRGCQMESDSFGLCFASPDAKEGMGAFLEKRKPEFKGEI
- a CDS encoding acetyl-CoA C-acetyltransferase produces the protein MRDVVIVSACRTPIGDFAGSLSTVTATELGALVIQEAIRRAGIEKDNVDEVIMGCVLPHGLGQNPARQSMIRAGLPWEVGATTVNKVCGSGLKAVMMATQAIQCGDADVVVAGGQENMNLCPYLLPKARTGYRMNHGAAIDGMVHDGLWDHVNDFHMGQSAELVAEKYGVTRQDMDDHALNSYQKAWAAIEGGKFKDQIVPVKVPTKKGDPKVFDTDDIPLRKPRTSKEALAGLRPAFKKDGLVTAGNSSKIADGASAVVLMSREKAKELGCRPLVRVGAQAAGGLDMKYVLVAPLISIPKALKKAGLELQDIGLHEINEAFSSSSFAINRELGLDPEKVNIHGGSVALGHPIGASGARVLTTLIYAMKETGVEIGEASLCLGGGEAVTLIVHNEP
- a CDS encoding GAF domain-containing sensor histidine kinase, whose protein sequence is MMMLRNKEDDFLESLKKQAWADSCPQDDRFWEGLNTWIKDDLLPEFLSRITSQIDELIEINPDLSEPKILTLAAKYMVDFLGARSASVRIYDPHTEQMLSYGSFPLDEASRPTYIPLEKSIAGEVVKTLETYLVPNILEEDLFKDKTITDRKGVFSLMAVPLRIPRFFPTERDTAGVIQIYFPEKNRKFTPIEIQTAEVMAKRLSFVVARKKILSMQRVNEKKETIVRQIFTKLGSGHGVKMKEVFNRIIPELADIINIQSCALFAVSEDSEHVILEAGYPDQIGYHGVGKRFSIHSEPAFELILNRRHFPEESPYEVLTQAYLLIMDPQKSGLLSERLKDFASAHNINSILYVPLNVGEEITHFMTFDALDQRQRYSEEEIEIFLFLGRELMKAQRMERLDDILHDFKNPAIATAGFARRLKRLLLEENLRKNKKKIMRYVDILLDETSRLQEMALSLYQIGKEQTVNLTEVLRQRFEINREAIREQLKQNVDLQEGPFQNPLLVRCYPLHLERILDNLLNNATNAIPLKGGKLGIRTYQENGWACAEITNTGLISDEERLRLLEGEGRGRGIYITHRIIRLLKGKIDVKVGKNTTTLIVRLPLQVAAT
- a CDS encoding aminotransferase class I/II-fold pyridoxal phosphate-dependent enzyme — protein: MNPLAQELNKIIQETNPYIYEMLSDVGKNLFFPKGILTQSAEAKEKAYRFNATIGMATEKGDIMHLPSVMSMIRGLTPRESLSYAPSFGIPSLRETWRDALFQKNPSLRGKPISLPVVTNAITHGLSVIADMWVNPGDVIILPDKMWGNYNLIFSVRRGADIVHFNLFNDQGGFDLESFEKCLMDQAGKREKIILILNFPNNPTGYTVTIQEGNRIAEILQSLAAQGKQIVAITDDAYFGLFYDEDILKESLFARLVDLDPRLLAIKLDGATKEDYVWGLRVGFITYGGRFNGNASDLFNALERKTAGAVRGSISNASHLGQSIILKALNSESYQQEIREKYDIMKGRAQAVKEVLTDSKYASAFQPYPFNSGYFMCIRLKKVDAETLRVHLLEKYGVGLISLGSHDLRVAFSCVEKEDIPELFDTILQGVQDLGG
- a CDS encoding acyl-CoA dehydrogenase family protein, whose translation is MDFKLNSEQEAIQSAARDFAKGEFDKEIALEHERNHSFPTKIWKKACELGFVGIHYPEAYGGQDYGILENALVVEEFCRGDSGLGIALSLSDFASEIILRFGTEEQKKKYLIPITRGEAISSGGFTEPDHGSDITYLNTSAVREGDQYVINGGKTFITNGTISNFAVVLCQTDEKVQPTYRGQSVILVERDTPGYSAEEVGEKMGIKMTSTAELSFNDVRVPADNLVGEENRGFYQVLEFFDESRIEIAAQALGIAQGAFDRALAYTKERSQFGKKIAQFQVTQHKLADMATKIETARLVVYKAAWNFDQGRIDPKLTSMAKMYAGRVAVEVADEAIQLLGGYGYMLEYEVERFYRDAKIMEIYEGTKEIQKNTIASALLGKL
- a CDS encoding acetyl-CoA C-acetyltransferase — encoded protein: MGDVVIVSGARTPVGSFGGTLKTTPVVQLGALTLKAVLKKAGLRPVATENMTQYEPDALKGQGMIELEKKGYDYEDSLQPVEIDEVIMGNVCTAGVGQNPARQAAISAGVPKETPVFTVSKVCASGMKAIALGTQAIKAGDAQIVLAGGQENMSMIPYALPAARWGARMNNVDLVDLMILDGLFEIFYGYHMGITAENIAEKYGISRQEQDELGALSHARAREAIAKGYFKDEIVPVIVPQRKGDPIVFDTDERPMDTSVEKMAKLRPAFKKDGTVTAGNASGINDAAAALLLMSEEKAKDLGLKPLAKIKAYASGGVDPAYMGTGPIPAVRKVLKKTGMTIDDIGVIELNEAFASQAIACMRELNADIEKTNLVGSGISIGHPIGCTGARLIVTLTGLMHRLDKELGMAALCIGGGQGMAMILEKV